The genomic interval TCTCAGGGAATCcaggagatgatgatgatgatgatgatgatggtggaaGCCTTTTACTCCAGGGATATTCCAGGATGCCTCCAGCGCCCATGAACCCGGGTCAAGGAGCTTTTCAGGTGGAGGCGGGTAGGGGATCCCCTCCTAGCCAGGCAGCCCCGATCGCGGCTCTCAAAGCGCCTTGTCTGCGGGCGCAGTGGCCGTGGCGCCCTGCTCTGCACGGGCTGGGCCACCAAGGGCTGCGGGCCGCGAGGCGCGCAACAGGCCGAGGCCCCTGGAGCGGCCCGCGCCGTGCAGCTGGCGCTCGTGGCGGCGGATCTGCACCTTGTGTCGGAAGCGCTCGCCGCAGTCCTCGCACACGTAGGGCCGCTCGCCCGAGTGCGTGCGCCGGTGGCGCAGCAGATTGGAGGAGACGCTGAAGCGCTTGCCGCAGTCCCCGCAGGCGTAGGGTCGCTCCCCGGTGTGCGTGCGCTGGTGCTGCACGAGCGCCGAGCTCTCACTGAAGCGCTTAGCGCAGTAGGAGCAGGCGTAGGGTTTCTCACCCGTGTGGATGCGCTGGTGCGTTACCAGGTTCGAGTGCTGCGAGAAGCCCTTGCCGCACTCGCCGCAACGGTGTGGCCGCTCACCCGTGTGCGTGGCCTGGTGGCGCACCAGGTCCGTGCTGCGGCTGAAGCCCTTGCCGCACTCCCCGCAGATGGTCGGCCGGTCCCGGGCGCGCCGTCGCCGCCGCTGCCGTGCGGGAGTCAACGCCGCGCTGCCTGCCGGGCCCGGGATGGCCACCACAGCCGGTGCTGCCACGGCTGGCAGCACCATGAGCTCCTGCAGCACCACGTAGCCCGGGGGAGCCACCACGACCGCGGCTGGAGCCCCGGGGACTGCCGCTCCGCCACCCCCTGCGGCTGGCACCAGTTCTAGCTGCAGCTCTGGTTGCACCGGGGTCAGCTCCAGCTGCACCTCCTGCTGCTGGGCGCCCAGCTCCACCGGGGTCAGCTCCAGCTGCACCTCCTGCTgctccagctgctgctgctctagctgctgctgctgctccagctGTTGCtccagctgctgcagctgctcctgcagttTGAGCTGCAGCTGCCGCTGCTCCTGCTGCCGTTCCAGCTCCTGCTGCCGCTCCAACTCCTGCCGCTGTTGCTCCAGCTCCTGCTCCGACCCCAGGTCCACCGGCATGAGCTCCagctccacctcttcctcctcctccggCTCCAGGGGAGGAGGCTGCAGTTGTTGCTGTTGCAATTGTTCCTGCTGCTGTTGCAacagctgctgttgctgctgctgctttaatTGTTCCTGCTGCTGCAGCAGTAGCTGCTGCTGTAACTGTGCTTGCTGCTGTTCCAGCAGTTGCTGTTGTAACTGTGCCTGCTGCTGCTGCAACAGTTGCTGCTGTAGCTGTTCCTGCTGCTGCAGCAAAagtagctgctgctgctgctgtagcTGTTCCTGCTGCTGTTGAAACTGTTGCTGCTGTAATTGTTCCTGCTGTTGTAGCAGCTGCTGCTGTTGTAACTGTTCCTGCTGTTGCTGTAACAGCTGTTGCTCTTGCACTTGCTGCTGTAGCTGTTCCTGCTGCTGCAACAGCTGTTGCTCTTGTGCTTGCTGCGGCTGTGGTGGCTCCTGCTGTGGCTGTAACGGCTCCTGCTGCGGCTGTAACTGCTCCTGCTGTGGCTGTa from Rhinopithecus roxellana isolate Shanxi Qingling chromosome 6, ASM756505v1, whole genome shotgun sequence carries:
- the ZNF853 gene encoding zinc finger protein 853 isoform X1 — its product is MLHQPTPGNPGLTARMEVGPATETFVLELRCLEDGGPGPDTLSGGSGGSESQEEEEPQEGSSSPQRPAVLAPVGASEIAEETQPGQQELQLQQLEQQPKPQQQPQQEQLQQLQPHLELQQQPQQDGQQQLSQLQQEKHQSMHHQELKPELQLMHQQQQVQPQQVQEQQLLQQQQEQLQPQQEQLQPQQEPLQPQQEPPQPQQAQEQQLLQQQEQLQQQVQEQQLLQQQQEQLQQQQLLQQQEQLQQQQFQQQQEQLQQQQQLLLLQQQEQLQQQLLQQQQAQLQQQLLEQQQAQLQQQLLLQQQEQLKQQQQQQLLQQQQEQLQQQQLQPPPLEPEEEEEVELELMPVDLGSEQELEQQRQELERQQELERQQEQRQLQLKLQEQLQQLEQQLEQQQQLEQQQLEQQEVQLELTPVELGAQQQEVQLELTPVQPELQLELVPAAGGGGAAVPGAPAAVVVAPPGYVVLQELMVLPAVAAPAVVAIPGPAGSAALTPARQRRRRRARDRPTICGECGKGFSRSTDLVRHQATHTGERPHRCGECGKGFSQHSNLVTHQRIHTGEKPYACSYCAKRFSESSALVQHQRTHTGERPYACGDCGKRFSVSSNLLRHRRTHSGERPYVCEDCGERFRHKVQIRRHERQLHGAGRSRGLGLLRASRPAALGGPARAEQGATATAPADKAL
- the ZNF853 gene encoding zinc finger protein 853 isoform X2, whose protein sequence is MEVGPATETFVLELRCLEDGGPGPDTLSGGSGGSESQEEEEPQEGSSSPQRPAVLAPVGASEIAEETQPGQQELQLQQLEQQPKPQQQPQQEQLQQLQPHLELQQQPQQDGQQQLSQLQQEKHQSMHHQELKPELQLMHQQQQVQPQQVQEQQLLQQQQEQLQPQQEQLQPQQEPLQPQQEPPQPQQAQEQQLLQQQEQLQQQVQEQQLLQQQQEQLQQQQLLQQQEQLQQQQFQQQQEQLQQQQQLLLLQQQEQLQQQLLQQQQAQLQQQLLEQQQAQLQQQLLLQQQEQLKQQQQQQLLQQQQEQLQQQQLQPPPLEPEEEEEVELELMPVDLGSEQELEQQRQELERQQELERQQEQRQLQLKLQEQLQQLEQQLEQQQQLEQQQLEQQEVQLELTPVELGAQQQEVQLELTPVQPELQLELVPAAGGGGAAVPGAPAAVVVAPPGYVVLQELMVLPAVAAPAVVAIPGPAGSAALTPARQRRRRRARDRPTICGECGKGFSRSTDLVRHQATHTGERPHRCGECGKGFSQHSNLVTHQRIHTGEKPYACSYCAKRFSESSALVQHQRTHTGERPYACGDCGKRFSVSSNLLRHRRTHSGERPYVCEDCGERFRHKVQIRRHERQLHGAGRSRGLGLLRASRPAALGGPARAEQGATATAPADKAL